A window of the Desulfobacula toluolica Tol2 genome harbors these coding sequences:
- the pilM gene encoding type IV pilus assembly protein PilM translates to MIFGKKDHLVGLDIGSSSIKVAELKVTGKERILNKFGMTRINPGVISEGRIIDMESLANDIRALFKSQKIHEKNVAISTGGHSVVIKTINTFTRPDKELHDTIYSEAEQYIPYDIDDVNIDYQILGESEISPEQMNVLLVAVKKDLVAEYIDLIHLAGLNPKIIDVDTFALQNTYEILPYESREKTTMLIDIGASKTSLNILKSNSSLMMRDTVSGTNQILEEIASQLDITVDEAEQAVNGGGNDFVNLGMIQEISLSIAQSWCSEICEVVNTYQSGANDEKVEKIVLSGGGVFVEGFQDCLLSELEADVSIINPFEGLIVNEKKFPDSFIAKAAPLAPIAIGLALRRVDDK, encoded by the coding sequence ATGATATTTGGAAAAAAAGATCATCTTGTAGGTCTGGATATCGGTTCTTCTTCCATTAAAGTTGCTGAACTTAAGGTAACCGGGAAAGAACGCATCTTAAATAAATTTGGTATGACTCGAATCAATCCGGGTGTCATTTCTGAAGGCAGAATTATTGATATGGAAAGTCTTGCCAATGATATCCGGGCGCTTTTTAAATCTCAGAAAATCCATGAAAAAAATGTTGCAATTTCAACAGGAGGACATTCTGTTGTTATAAAAACAATCAATACGTTTACCAGGCCTGACAAAGAGCTTCATGACACAATATATTCCGAAGCGGAACAATATATTCCCTATGATATTGATGATGTTAATATTGATTATCAAATTCTGGGAGAAAGTGAGATTTCGCCCGAGCAGATGAATGTGCTGCTGGTTGCAGTTAAAAAAGATCTGGTGGCTGAATATATCGATTTGATTCACTTGGCCGGACTTAATCCTAAAATAATTGACGTTGATACCTTTGCTCTTCAAAATACTTATGAAATACTTCCCTATGAAAGTCGTGAGAAAACAACTATGCTGATTGATATCGGGGCTTCAAAAACGTCTTTAAACATATTGAAATCAAATTCATCTTTAATGATGAGGGATACAGTATCTGGAACAAACCAGATTTTAGAGGAGATTGCAAGTCAATTGGATATAACTGTTGATGAGGCTGAACAGGCAGTTAATGGAGGTGGAAATGACTTTGTTAACCTGGGCATGATTCAAGAAATTAGTTTGAGTATTGCGCAGTCATGGTGTTCTGAAATATGTGAAGTGGTGAATACATATCAATCCGGGGCCAATGATGAGAAAGTTGAAAAGATAGTGCTCAGCGGGGGCGGTGTCTTTGTCGAAGGATTTCAAGATTGTCTTTTGTCTGAACTTGAGGCTGATGTATCAATCATTAATCCGTTTGAAGGGTTGATTGTAAATGAAAAAAAATTTCCAGATTCTTTTATAGCCAAGGCAGCTCCCCTGGCACCGATAGCCATAGGGCTTGCATTAAGAAGAGTAGATGATAAATGA
- the feoB gene encoding ferrous iron transport protein B, whose translation MTEKLTIALAGNPNCGKTTIFNNLTGARQKVGNWPGVTVEKKEGKLRHKKYDLRVVDLPGTYSLTPFSIEEITARDFILNENPDIVVAIIDASNLERSLFLAIQILELGRPAMFVLNMADVAEAKGIKIDEKKLSLLLGLPVVFTIGNKNRGIDKLVDAAIEEITRFDEGKKSRDIRYGKDIESCISNVEDQLIQSKLNLDDVLRWTAIKILEDDKIVKGKLRELSSQEAEKIFHVAENCRKRIFDLFEDDFEIVLTDDRYGVIAGIVKETVSNLAIKRIDMSRNIDLVLTDRFFGIPVFIFFIWAMFQLTFSLGAYPMEWLDMSVSILSDSLDNILPPSMFKDLLLDGVIAGIGSVVIFLPNILILFFCIALFEDTGYMARAAFLMDRVMHTSGLHGKSFIPMLMGFGCSVPAIMATRTLESYKDRILTILMTPFMSCSARLPVYIVLAGTFFAEKAGTIIFTLYFTGIVIAILSGRILRAVLFKGEEAPFIMELPPYRMPMLKSLLIHMWERSKMFLKKMGGVILIGSIIIWALSSFPKTIFYSVDYDEQINTIKFEYSQKIALVDVQEAEQLNRQLTLKLKQINNKKEQERVSKSYIGRIGKVLESFFKPLGIGWQSSVALVTGFVAKEVVVSTMGVLYGVGNDEGDALKKALKNSGMTALSALSMMVFVLLYVPCFATIITIYKETSAKWAGFNVIYTTMVAWGMSFLVYQTGMILGFG comes from the coding sequence ATGACTGAGAAATTGACCATTGCCCTTGCGGGGAACCCTAATTGCGGCAAAACAACCATATTTAACAACCTCACAGGTGCGCGGCAGAAAGTGGGAAACTGGCCGGGTGTAACCGTGGAAAAAAAAGAAGGAAAGCTGCGCCATAAAAAATATGACTTGAGGGTGGTTGATCTGCCGGGGACTTATAGCCTGACGCCATTTTCAATTGAAGAGATCACAGCCAGAGATTTTATTTTAAATGAAAATCCTGATATTGTTGTGGCGATTATAGATGCCTCCAATCTTGAAAGAAGCCTTTTTCTGGCCATTCAAATTCTGGAGCTTGGACGACCTGCCATGTTTGTTCTGAATATGGCTGATGTGGCAGAAGCAAAAGGGATTAAAATTGATGAAAAAAAATTATCCCTGCTGCTTGGCCTGCCAGTGGTCTTTACCATTGGAAATAAAAACAGGGGGATTGATAAACTTGTTGATGCTGCCATTGAGGAGATCACCCGGTTTGATGAAGGGAAAAAAAGCCGGGATATCCGTTATGGAAAGGATATTGAGTCCTGCATTTCCAATGTTGAGGATCAACTTATCCAAAGCAAATTAAACCTTGACGATGTACTCAGATGGACGGCAATCAAGATTCTTGAAGATGATAAGATCGTTAAAGGTAAACTCAGAGAATTGTCATCACAGGAAGCAGAGAAAATTTTTCATGTTGCAGAAAATTGCCGCAAAAGAATTTTCGATTTGTTTGAAGATGATTTTGAAATTGTATTGACCGATGACCGGTATGGGGTTATTGCCGGGATTGTAAAAGAAACAGTTAGCAATCTTGCCATTAAGCGCATTGATATGTCACGCAATATTGACCTTGTACTAACGGATAGATTTTTTGGAATCCCTGTGTTTATCTTTTTTATCTGGGCCATGTTTCAACTGACTTTCTCCCTTGGTGCATATCCCATGGAATGGCTTGATATGTCGGTTTCTATTTTGTCTGACAGTCTGGATAATATTTTGCCGCCCTCCATGTTCAAGGATCTTTTGTTGGACGGTGTTATCGCAGGGATCGGCAGTGTTGTGATTTTTTTGCCCAATATTCTTATTTTATTTTTTTGTATTGCCCTGTTTGAGGATACCGGATATATGGCAAGGGCTGCTTTTTTGATGGACAGGGTTATGCATACCTCCGGGCTTCATGGAAAATCTTTTATACCCATGTTGATGGGATTTGGCTGCAGTGTGCCGGCGATTATGGCTACGCGAACCCTGGAGAGTTATAAGGACCGGATTTTAACCATCCTTATGACTCCTTTCATGTCTTGTTCGGCAAGGCTTCCTGTGTATATTGTATTGGCCGGCACTTTTTTTGCTGAAAAAGCGGGGACAATTATTTTCACTCTTTATTTTACCGGTATTGTCATTGCAATTTTATCCGGCAGAATTTTAAGAGCTGTTTTGTTTAAAGGAGAAGAAGCCCCATTTATCATGGAGCTGCCGCCGTATAGAATGCCGATGCTCAAAAGCCTTTTGATCCATATGTGGGAAAGAAGCAAAATGTTTCTTAAAAAAATGGGCGGGGTTATTTTGATTGGTTCAATTATTATATGGGCGCTTTCAAGTTTTCCCAAAACAATTTTTTATTCCGTGGATTATGATGAACAGATCAATACCATAAAATTTGAGTATTCCCAGAAAATTGCTTTGGTGGACGTTCAGGAGGCAGAACAGTTAAACCGGCAATTAACGCTGAAATTAAAACAGATAAATAATAAAAAAGAGCAGGAACGGGTATCCAAATCCTATATCGGCAGGATTGGAAAAGTTTTAGAGTCTTTTTTTAAACCTCTTGGAATAGGCTGGCAGTCCAGTGTGGCACTTGTGACTGGGTTTGTTGCCAAAGAGGTTGTTGTCAGTACAATGGGTGTGTTATATGGTGTTGGCAATGATGAGGGGGATGCACTGAAAAAAGCGCTTAAAAATTCCGGTATGACTGCCTTGTCCGCTCTCTCAATGATGGTGTTTGTTTTGCTGTATGTACCCTGTTTTGCAACGATTATTACGATTTACAAGGAAACTTCAGCAAAATGGGCCGGTTTTAATGTGATATACACAACTATGGTTGCATGGGGCATGTCTTTTTTGGTATACCAGACGGGAATGATTTTAGGTTTTGGTTAG
- a CDS encoding tRNA dihydrouridine synthase, producing the protein MKNLKLSKYLLKDLSIKDQTIHNRMVLSPLAGLGHIALRQLISEFGGFGLLFTGMCSAKAVPHENPNTSLVFKWRQEELPWLVCQIFGSDPENMARAAKRIEKEGFFGVDLNFGCSVAAICKKGCGAELLKNPDLSSNIVKAVSDAVSIPVFVKFRIGWENNPQAAVDMAGRFEDAGANALTFHPRIAPDRRNRPPQWEVIKLVRQAVSIPVFGNGNLFQAEDGIKMIDQTSCHGLSVGRMAVARPWLFAQWTKGFSPGNDIFFTAAMRMTRILSDHYEDHFSVKLFKKFSPYFCANFKFGHSILKKLMRAQTMDDIRNNLDSIFESTPETLSRPNLNLFL; encoded by the coding sequence ATGAAGAATCTCAAACTTTCCAAATATCTTTTAAAAGATTTAAGCATAAAAGATCAAACTATTCATAATCGTATGGTACTATCGCCCCTGGCAGGTCTTGGTCATATAGCCTTAAGACAGCTTATCTCTGAATTTGGCGGATTTGGCCTGCTGTTTACAGGAATGTGCAGCGCAAAGGCAGTCCCTCATGAAAATCCCAATACCTCCCTTGTGTTTAAATGGAGGCAAGAGGAACTGCCCTGGCTTGTCTGCCAGATCTTTGGATCAGACCCTGAAAATATGGCTCGGGCTGCAAAACGAATTGAAAAAGAAGGCTTTTTCGGAGTGGATCTTAATTTCGGATGCTCTGTGGCGGCTATCTGCAAAAAAGGATGCGGGGCTGAGCTGTTAAAAAATCCTGATCTTTCATCAAATATTGTGAAAGCGGTAAGTGATGCAGTCTCGATTCCGGTCTTTGTTAAATTCAGGATCGGATGGGAAAATAATCCTCAAGCTGCCGTTGATATGGCAGGACGATTTGAAGATGCCGGGGCAAATGCACTGACCTTCCATCCAAGGATTGCACCGGACAGAAGAAACCGGCCGCCCCAATGGGAGGTGATTAAACTTGTCCGGCAAGCCGTCTCCATCCCCGTTTTTGGTAATGGGAACCTTTTTCAGGCAGAAGACGGGATAAAAATGATTGACCAGACATCCTGCCATGGACTGTCCGTAGGGAGAATGGCAGTTGCAAGGCCATGGCTGTTTGCCCAGTGGACAAAAGGATTTTCCCCGGGAAATGATATTTTTTTTACCGCTGCCATGAGAATGACCCGGATTCTTTCAGATCATTATGAGGATCATTTTAGCGTTAAGCTCTTTAAAAAGTTTTCTCCCTATTTTTGTGCTAATTTCAAATTCGGGCATAGCATTTTAAAAAAACTGATGCGCGCTCAAACCATGGATGATATCAGAAACAACCTTGATTCAATATTTGAATCCACACCAGAAACCCTTTCAAGACCAAACCTTAATTTGTTCTTGTAG
- a CDS encoding sigma-54-dependent transcriptional regulator, with the protein MENILIVDDEKNYPMIIGELLQEEGYTSLTASSGMEALDILNNELIDLVLTDVKMPGMSGIQLLEKIKQIKPDIPVIIMTAHGSVEKAVEAMHKGAYTFILKPFENQALIAHIAKAMSIYKIVQENSVLREAITSRYSFDNIIGKSKPMQEIYEIIKKVAPSNASILIEGESGTGKELVAKSIHYNSHRHSNPLIAVNCSAFAETLLESELFGHEKGAFTGAGALKKGRFEMADKGSLFLDEIGELPISLQVKLLRVLQEKTVERVGGTASIPVDFRLIAATNKNLEDEVKKGNFREDLFYRLNVVKTVIPPLRDRSEDIPLLIKHFIDKYTHEQHFNGKVSGISPEAIKMLYEYHWQGNVRELENTIERAVILCSSNIITPSDLPPQVRQIKPFTLDLDGIPEGVGLVETLAAVEKRMIQRAMKLSGNVQTKAAKLLGIGKSGLNQKLKKFNLDK; encoded by the coding sequence ATGGAAAACATCCTGATTGTTGATGATGAAAAAAATTATCCCATGATAATAGGAGAGCTTCTTCAAGAAGAAGGCTATACATCCCTAACCGCTTCCAGTGGAATGGAAGCATTGGATATATTGAACAATGAACTTATAGACCTGGTTTTGACAGATGTAAAAATGCCCGGGATGAGCGGCATCCAATTACTGGAAAAAATAAAACAAATCAAACCGGACATCCCCGTCATCATTATGACGGCTCACGGCAGCGTTGAAAAAGCCGTGGAAGCCATGCATAAAGGAGCATACACCTTTATTCTCAAACCGTTTGAGAACCAGGCCCTCATTGCCCACATTGCCAAAGCCATGTCAATTTATAAAATTGTTCAGGAGAACAGTGTTCTCCGGGAAGCCATCACCTCACGGTACAGCTTTGATAATATTATCGGGAAAAGCAAACCCATGCAGGAAATTTATGAAATTATCAAAAAAGTGGCTCCGTCAAATGCCAGCATTCTGATTGAAGGTGAAAGCGGAACCGGAAAAGAACTGGTGGCAAAATCGATCCATTATAATAGCCATAGACATAGCAACCCCCTGATTGCAGTGAACTGCTCAGCATTTGCTGAAACACTTTTGGAAAGTGAATTATTCGGTCATGAAAAAGGGGCATTCACAGGGGCAGGCGCGCTGAAAAAAGGACGCTTTGAAATGGCAGACAAAGGAAGCCTGTTCCTTGATGAAATCGGAGAGCTTCCCATTTCCCTCCAGGTAAAGCTATTAAGGGTTCTCCAGGAAAAAACAGTGGAAAGGGTCGGCGGGACCGCATCCATACCTGTTGATTTCCGCCTGATTGCGGCCACCAACAAAAACCTTGAAGATGAAGTAAAAAAAGGCAATTTCAGAGAAGATCTCTTTTACAGGCTCAATGTTGTCAAGACGGTTATCCCACCACTTCGAGACAGATCCGAGGATATTCCGTTGCTGATCAAACATTTTATTGATAAATATACCCATGAGCAGCACTTTAACGGAAAAGTATCCGGGATCAGCCCGGAAGCCATAAAAATGCTGTACGAGTATCATTGGCAAGGCAACGTAAGAGAACTTGAAAATACGATAGAACGCGCCGTCATTCTCTGTAGCAGCAACATCATAACCCCGTCCGACCTGCCACCCCAGGTCAGACAAATCAAACCTTTTACACTCGATCTGGATGGGATTCCAGAGGGTGTCGGCCTTGTGGAGACACTGGCCGCAGTAGAGAAAAGGATGATACAAAGAGCAATGAAACTTTCAGGTAACGTGCAGACAAAAGCAGCAAAACTCCTGGGAATAGGAAAAAGCGGGTTGAACCAGAAACTTAAAAAATTCAACCTGGATAAATGA
- a CDS encoding sensor histidine kinase encodes MFTATIVISALNVHWVRNILLEKSEEYASLLVENLNHQIISRFMLPALIQYGEIRLREKKQFLLMDRVVRSTLHSFNVEMVTIYDEKNIISYSFDQNKIGQENAGGVHYEKAMKKQATSRLLQQGSFIELLFWFPRETKIITFAPLRAEKQLSPALAGPVLGVVEIVRDVSDDYKQIVKLQGLIVGSCFIVMGILFIVLLSVVKQGEKIIEKRADERRKLEEKLHQAEHLSAIGEMTAGVSHEIRNPLGIIKSSAQLLKKKMDKLDAKSQIPDIIVEESARLDNIITDFLDFARPKIPDIHPCRVEELIEKNIAYLNPQIEEHDVQIIKDIPDDLPEILADSTMLYQAFLNILINAFQSLKNNGCITIRIKHDYTNICINFIDNGEGINEQILKKIWTPFFTTKDTGTGLGLGIVKNMIEAHNGTITIVNMEPKGANVEVTLPV; translated from the coding sequence ATGTTCACTGCAACAATTGTCATCTCAGCTTTAAATGTACACTGGGTAAGAAATATTCTCCTGGAGAAAAGTGAAGAATACGCCTCCCTTCTTGTTGAAAACCTTAACCATCAAATCATTTCAAGATTTATGCTCCCTGCATTAATACAATACGGGGAAATCAGATTAAGAGAAAAAAAACAATTTCTTCTGATGGACAGGGTCGTCCGCTCAACCCTGCATAGCTTTAATGTAGAAATGGTAACTATTTATGATGAAAAAAACATCATCTCCTATAGCTTTGATCAAAACAAAATAGGGCAGGAAAACGCAGGAGGTGTCCATTATGAAAAAGCAATGAAAAAACAAGCCACATCAAGACTTTTACAGCAGGGAAGCTTTATTGAGCTGCTGTTCTGGTTTCCCAGGGAAACAAAGATCATCACCTTTGCACCCTTAAGGGCTGAAAAACAGCTATCCCCCGCCCTTGCCGGACCAGTGTTAGGGGTGGTTGAAATTGTCAGAGATGTCTCCGATGATTACAAACAAATTGTTAAGCTTCAAGGACTTATTGTCGGATCCTGTTTTATTGTCATGGGAATTCTTTTTATAGTCCTTTTATCCGTTGTCAAACAAGGAGAAAAAATCATAGAAAAAAGAGCGGATGAAAGGCGTAAACTGGAAGAGAAACTGCATCAGGCAGAACACTTGTCAGCCATTGGTGAAATGACAGCCGGGGTATCTCATGAGATCAGAAATCCTTTGGGAATTATCAAAAGCAGTGCGCAATTATTAAAAAAAAAGATGGACAAACTGGACGCCAAAAGTCAAATACCGGATATTATTGTTGAAGAGTCTGCCAGGCTTGATAATATTATTACCGATTTCCTCGATTTTGCCAGACCAAAAATCCCGGATATCCATCCTTGCAGGGTCGAAGAGCTTATAGAAAAAAACATTGCCTATCTTAACCCCCAGATAGAAGAGCATGATGTTCAAATTATCAAAGATATACCGGATGATCTGCCTGAAATACTTGCCGACAGTACCATGCTGTACCAGGCGTTTTTAAATATTTTGATCAATGCCTTCCAGTCCCTTAAAAACAATGGATGTATTACAATACGGATAAAACATGATTATACCAACATCTGTATTAATTTTATCGATAATGGAGAAGGAATCAATGAACAGATCCTAAAAAAAATATGGACCCCCTTTTTTACAACAAAAGATACCGGAACAGGATTGGGCCTTGGTATTGTAAAAAATATGATTGAAGCTCACAATGGAACAATTACAATTGTGAATATGGAACCAAAGGGAGCAAATGTGGAAGTTACACTTCCGGTTTAG
- a CDS encoding SH3 domain-containing protein has translation MKHLKINIITKIITGVLAGLLVLSGSLFAQERLSVKVGIANMRPEPGTKYDELWQVEQYHPVIIIEKKGDWYKIKDFENDVAWLHKSLLGSTPSVITIKNKCNVRSKPVKGSTILFTTEKGVPFKVLGKKGNWIKIEHADGDVGWIYKTLVW, from the coding sequence ATGAAGCATTTGAAAATTAACATTATTACTAAAATTATTACAGGTGTTTTGGCCGGTTTATTGGTTTTGTCAGGCTCACTCTTTGCACAAGAACGGCTTTCTGTTAAGGTAGGTATAGCCAATATGCGACCGGAGCCCGGTACAAAATATGATGAGTTGTGGCAGGTAGAGCAATATCATCCCGTAATCATTATTGAAAAAAAAGGCGACTGGTATAAAATTAAGGATTTTGAAAATGATGTGGCCTGGCTTCATAAATCTCTTTTAGGCAGCACTCCAAGTGTGATTACGATAAAAAATAAATGCAATGTCCGATCTAAACCGGTTAAAGGCAGCACTATTTTGTTTACAACAGAAAAAGGCGTGCCGTTCAAGGTTCTTGGGAAAAAGGGAAATTGGATCAAAATTGAGCATGCAGACGGGGATGTCGGCTGGATTTATAAAACACTGGTGTGGTAA
- a CDS encoding FeoA domain-containing protein, giving the protein MIDTHEQEKKQFKRLFQQQGVDQFNLKFQVLEAFLKLEHHVTIKDIQLALKSDGIKLDEGFIFNSMELLCRFGFACKVEFDDKETQYEHRHIGLHHDHMVCTKCGSILEFKDEAIEKQQLKVADAYGFHMLQHKMEIYGICSKCMEDRNELVQLHKARQGEKLIVKEFEAGKNMQLRISSMGLKIGDLIEVVSSGFGGQVVIATGDNRLVLGKGMAEKIRVQSFDPKKSLDPDEDQEDKNIFESPLMLSQLKTGQEGIIRKVSGESVLRRRLLEMGINRGATIYVEKYAPLKDPIELVVKGYHISLRVEEAANILVENVKFRKR; this is encoded by the coding sequence ATGATTGATACACATGAGCAAGAAAAAAAGCAGTTTAAAAGATTGTTTCAACAACAGGGTGTTGACCAGTTCAACCTCAAATTTCAGGTTTTGGAGGCTTTTTTAAAGCTTGAACACCATGTCACAATAAAAGATATTCAACTTGCGCTTAAATCGGATGGGATCAAACTAGATGAAGGCTTTATATTCAACAGTATGGAGCTTTTGTGCCGGTTCGGATTTGCATGCAAAGTAGAGTTTGATGACAAAGAAACCCAATATGAACACAGGCACATTGGATTGCATCATGACCATATGGTATGTACAAAATGCGGCAGCATACTGGAATTCAAAGATGAGGCCATAGAAAAACAGCAGCTAAAGGTTGCGGATGCGTATGGGTTCCACATGCTTCAGCATAAAATGGAAATATACGGCATTTGTTCAAAGTGTATGGAAGATCGCAATGAACTGGTTCAGCTTCATAAGGCCAGACAAGGGGAAAAACTTATTGTAAAGGAATTTGAAGCAGGTAAAAACATGCAGCTTAGAATTTCTTCAATGGGGCTTAAAATAGGGGATTTGATCGAAGTTGTTTCCAGCGGGTTTGGTGGCCAGGTAGTTATTGCCACAGGCGATAACAGGTTGGTTTTAGGCAAGGGTATGGCTGAAAAAATAAGGGTTCAATCCTTTGATCCAAAAAAATCGCTTGACCCTGATGAAGATCAAGAAGACAAAAATATCTTTGAATCTCCCCTTATGCTCAGCCAATTGAAAACAGGCCAGGAAGGCATTATAAGAAAGGTTTCAGGAGAAAGCGTTTTAAGACGGAGACTGCTTGAAATGGGTATCAACAGGGGGGCAACAATATATGTTGAAAAATACGCACCTCTAAAAGATCCCATTGAACTTGTTGTCAAAGGATATCATATATCTCTTCGGGTTGAGGAGGCCGCAAATATACTTGTGGAAAACGTAAAATTCAGAAAAAGGTAA
- a CDS encoding type IV pilus inner membrane component PilO codes for MKNSEKNKINEIKERLSLVFEKIGALTKVQRLLVCLITFAVIGGAYYYFVFMPKHEELKKVQQNYETQLNKLSTYKKRAAEILKYEKMMAATQEKFNEAMKALPDKREIPALLTGISKAGSDAGLAFHLFKPNNEINKEFYKEIPVSIKVEGRYHQITDFFFQITRLNRIVNINDVDVKGKKGGNILEMSCKAVTYMFVENIKSSKKNQRKKRK; via the coding sequence ATGAAGAACAGTGAAAAAAACAAAATCAATGAAATAAAAGAAAGATTAAGCCTTGTCTTTGAAAAAATAGGGGCGCTCACAAAAGTACAGCGGTTGCTTGTTTGTCTTATTACATTTGCTGTTATTGGTGGAGCATACTATTATTTTGTTTTTATGCCCAAGCATGAAGAATTAAAAAAAGTTCAACAAAATTATGAAACTCAATTAAATAAACTTTCAACTTATAAAAAAAGGGCTGCTGAGATTTTAAAATATGAAAAAATGATGGCCGCAACCCAGGAAAAGTTTAACGAGGCAATGAAAGCACTTCCTGATAAAAGAGAAATACCCGCTTTGCTGACGGGCATCTCCAAAGCAGGGAGCGATGCCGGTCTGGCTTTTCACTTGTTTAAACCGAATAATGAGATAAATAAGGAGTTTTATAAAGAAATTCCCGTTTCCATCAAGGTGGAAGGCAGATATCATCAGATTACGGATTTTTTCTTTCAAATTACAAGGCTGAACAGGATTGTAAATATAAATGATGTTGATGTTAAAGGTAAAAAGGGCGGTAATATATTGGAAATGAGTTGCAAGGCTGTTACCTATATGTTTGTTGAAAATATAAAGTCCTCAAAAAAAAATCAACGGAAAAAAAGAAAGTAA
- a CDS encoding tetratricopeptide repeat protein, which yields MADQKVSNERKKELEKLDPFQENLLKTMACAKEYKKQLILIASAVVLLAMVFSGVMYSFQKAENSAAILVNKALKKYAHAKDPDKGYEQVKDDFQLIFTDYTNTVAGRQAKVKFAKICYDALKFDQSYQYYKESLEIFDDQALMENLLLASLGHVCLAQKKFDEAEKYFFQIEKGKTDLLKDEARYTLAMLYETDNNVAESKKMYEKIVTEYENSMYKPVAQSKIDEMK from the coding sequence ATGGCAGATCAGAAAGTATCAAACGAACGTAAAAAAGAGCTTGAAAAATTAGACCCTTTTCAGGAAAATCTTTTGAAAACAATGGCCTGTGCAAAAGAATATAAAAAGCAATTGATTCTGATAGCAAGTGCTGTTGTTTTGTTGGCAATGGTTTTTTCAGGGGTTATGTATAGTTTTCAAAAAGCTGAAAACAGTGCTGCCATACTTGTTAATAAGGCATTAAAAAAATATGCACACGCCAAGGATCCGGATAAAGGGTATGAGCAAGTTAAAGATGATTTTCAACTTATTTTTACCGATTATACCAATACTGTTGCGGGCAGGCAGGCCAAGGTTAAATTTGCCAAAATATGTTATGATGCTTTAAAATTTGATCAAAGTTATCAATATTATAAAGAATCCCTTGAGATATTTGATGATCAAGCGCTTATGGAAAATTTGCTTTTGGCATCTTTGGGGCATGTTTGCCTTGCGCAAAAAAAGTTTGACGAAGCTGAGAAATATTTTTTTCAAATCGAAAAAGGAAAAACCGATCTTCTCAAGGATGAAGCAAGATATACACTGGCAATGTTGTATGAAACCGATAATAACGTGGCCGAGAGCAAGAAAATGTATGAAAAAATTGTAACGGAATATGAAAATTCCATGTACAAGCCGGTTGCTCAGAGTAAAATTGATGAAATGAAGTGA
- a CDS encoding PilN domain-containing protein, whose translation MIRINLLPFRIARKKENIRRQISVFLLLILLTVVALVWYTITVNKQILTVKEKTNQVNSQISKYKEKADRVAKIKKDLKVLEDKLEIVSLLKKQREKQLLLFDGMTDLIVPERMWLESFKTSNDNVTIKGVAFDNPTIADFMEKLEKSILFSKVDLKTAQMRKFKNDVMLKSFELLCVKAKPKPVEKEALKQGRK comes from the coding sequence ATGATCAGAATTAATCTTTTACCATTTAGAATTGCCAGGAAAAAAGAGAATATCAGAAGACAGATATCTGTTTTCTTATTGTTGATTTTACTCACTGTTGTAGCCCTTGTATGGTATACGATTACCGTAAACAAACAAATTTTAACGGTAAAAGAAAAAACAAACCAGGTAAACTCTCAAATTTCAAAATATAAAGAAAAGGCAGATCGGGTTGCCAAAATAAAGAAAGACCTGAAAGTGCTTGAAGATAAGCTTGAAATTGTCTCTTTATTGAAAAAACAGCGGGAAAAACAATTGCTATTGTTTGATGGTATGACAGATCTTATTGTTCCCGAACGAATGTGGCTTGAAAGTTTTAAAACAAGTAACGATAATGTTACGATCAAAGGAGTTGCATTTGACAACCCTACAATTGCAGATTTCATGGAAAAACTTGAAAAATCAATTCTTTTCAGTAAAGTTGATTTGAAAACAGCTCAAATGAGAAAGTTTAAAAATGATGTGATGTTAAAATCATTTGAATTATTGTGTGTAAAAGCAAAGCCCAAACCAGTTGAAAAAGAGGCTTTAAAGCAAGGCAGAAAATGA